The genomic window TGACGGACATGGCGTAATCCAGATAAGAACGTTTCAGCTCTTCTTCGATATTGACCGGTGTAATTTCTCTGGCAAGGTCGCTCATGGAGCCGCTATCCCTCTACTAATGAAGCTTCTACCCGGATTTAAAGGTGTCAAAGTATACCATCTTTTTTCTGTAAAAGGGCACCGTCACCGTTGAAAGGCGTAGCGGAACCATCTCATGTCGCGGCAAGCGCGCCCCAACCGCGACGGCACGCCGAAAATGCCCGCTTTTCCGGGCAAACAGGCTGCCGGACGGTCCGGTTGCGCGTATACTTAGCCGATAAATGGATAAGGAGCTGTTACATGATCCCTGAAGTGAGCAATGAAGCGAGCCAGCCGGCTGCGCATCGTCAGGAAAACGTCGATCCGAACGAAATCGCCAAATTTGACGCCGTCGCCGCCCGCTGGTGGGATCTCGAAGGAGAGTTCAAACCGCTGCACCACATCAATCCGCTGCGCCTGGATTATATTCTCGAACGCTCCGGCGGGCTGTTTGGCAAAAACGTGCTGGACGTGGGCTGCGGAGGCGGCATTTTGGCGGAAAGCATGGCACGGGAAGGGGCCAAGGTCACCGGGTTAGATATGGGCGCCGAGCCGCTGGCGGTCGCTCGCCTGCACGCACTTGAGAGCGGCGTGATGCTGGCGTATCACCAGCAGACGGTTGAAGAACACGCCGAGGCGCATCCTGGCGCCTATGATGTCGTGACCTGTATGGAAATGCTGGAGCATGTGCCAGATCCGGCGTCGATTGTCCGGGCCTGCGCCCGCTTGGTGAAACCCGGTGGGGAGGTGTTTTTCTCAACGTTAAACCGCAATCCCAAGGCCTGGCTGATGGCTATCGTCGGTGCTGAATATGTGCTGCGTATGGTGCCGCGGGGGACCCACGATATTACCAAATTCATTAAGCCCGCCGAACTGCTGGGTTGGGTGGATGATACCCCCCTGCGCGAGCAGCACATTATCGGACTGCATTACAATCCGTTGCGGGATCGTTTCTATCTCGGCGGCAACGTTGATGTCAATTATATGCTGCACACGCGGCGCCAGGCGTAAGGCGCCCCGCCGCCTGAGACAATTAACGGCAAGGGCTACCGGCGCGATCGCCGTTTTGGCTGCCCTTGCCGCCGCCGGCGCATGATTATCCTCTCTCCCGCTTGCTACGGCGGCCGCTATCCCCTCCTGCCAAAGAACGACCGTCTTCTCGCCCTGCCTTTCTCCTGCCTGCCGGTCCAGTAATGTCACCCCGCCTTTTCCCCTGCTAGTGCGTCCAGCGATTCCGTCCCCTTCTGGCAGCCATCGCGGTTAGCGTTCAATTAAGCAACGACCACATTATTCTAGAAATTTTTATCCCCCGCAATTGACAAGCGCGAAGCACAGGCACAATAGCGGCTTACCCACTTGATGACCGTTTCTCCCCAACGTTATCCACAAAATAAGCAAGTTACTCACTTGCATTGCGCAAGCTTTATCACTATCTTGTTACCAAACTAACAAAAAGACCCCATATATAGTGATTTGTCCTCTGGCAAGGCACTATTTGCCTGCGCGCCAGCGAGGGCGGTTGCGGGTCATTCAGACAGGTATACTGCCGCATGAACCAGAGTCTGCTCGTCACAAAGCGCGATGGACGTAAAGAAACCATTAACCTTGATAAAATCCACCGGGTCATCGACTGGGCGGCCGAAGGGTTGGAAAACGTTTCCGTTTCCCAAGTGGAATTACGCTCCCATATTCAGTTCTACGACGGCATCAAAACTGCCGACATTCATGAAACCATTATCAAAGCCGCGGCGGATTTGATTTCACGCGAGGCGCCCGACTACCAGTATCTCGCCGCCCGGCTGGCGGTGTTTCATTTGCGCAAAAAAGCCTATGGCCAGTTTGAGCCGCCAAAACTCTACGATCATGTGTCGCGGCTGGTCACCATGGGCAAATACGATAAACATTTGCTGACCGACTACAGCGCCGAAGAATTCGAGCAGATGGACAGCTTTATCGATCATTGGCGCGATATGAATTTCTCCTACGCCGCCGTCAAACAGCTGGAAGGCAAGTATCTGGCGCAAAACCGGGTGACCGGAGAAATCTATGAGAGCGCCCAGTTTCTGTATATGCTGGTCGCGGCCTGCCTGTTCTCCGGCTATCCGCGCACGACCCGTCTGGATTACGTCAAGCGGTTCTATAACGCCGTTTCGACGTTCAAGATATCACTGCCGACGCCGATTATGTCCGGCGTACGCACCCCGACCCGTCAGTTTAGCTCCTGCGTGCTCATCGAATGCGGCGACAGCCTCGACTCCATTAACGCCACCTCCAGCGCGATTGTGAAATATGTGTCCCAGCGCGCCGGGATAGGCATCAATGCCGGCCGCATCCGCGCGTTGGGGAGCCCGATTCGCGGCGGCGAAGCTTTCCATACCGGCTGTATTCCGTTTTATAAACATTTCCAGACCGCGGTCAAATCCTGCTCCCAGGGCGGCGTGCGCGGCGGCGCGGCCACGCTGTTCTATCCCATGTGGCATCTGGAGGTCGAAAGCCTGCTGGTGCTGAAAAACAACCGCGGCGTGGAAGCCAACCGGGTGCGGCATATGGATTACGGCGTGCAGCTTAACAAACTGATGTATCAGCGTCTGGTCAAAGGCGAGTACATCACGCTGCTCAGCCCCTCCGACGTGCCGGGGCTGTATGACGCCTTCTTTGCCGATCAGGATGAATTCGAGCGGCTGTACACCCTGTATGAGCAGGACAGCAGCATACGCCAGCGCCGCATCAAGGCGGTGGCGCTGTTCTCGCTGATGATGCAGGAGCGCGCTTCCACCGGCCGCATCTATGTGCAAAACGTCGATCATTGCAACACTCACAGCCCGTTCGACGCCGCGGTGGCGCCGATTCGCCAGTCCAACCTGTGCCTGGAAATCGCCCTGCCCACCAAGCCGTTGGAGGATGTCAACGACGACAGCGGTGAAATCGCCCTGTGTACCCTGTCGGCCTTTAACCTTGGGGCTATCGACAGCCTTGACGATCTGGGCGAGCTGGCGACGCTTGCGGTGCGCGCGCTTGATGCGTTGCTCGACTACCAGGACTATCCGATCCCGGCCGCCAAACGCGGCGCCATGGGCCGCCGCACGCTCGGCGTCGGCGTGATCAACTTCGCGTACTATCTGGCCAAACATGGCGTACGCTACTCCGACGGCAGCGCCAACAATCTGACCCACCGCACGTTTGAAGCCATTCAATATTATCTATTGAAGGCGTCCAACGATTTGGCCCGTGAGCGCGGTGCCTGCCCGTGGTTTAATGAGACCACCTATGCACAGGGTATTTTGCCCGTCGATACCTATAAAAAGGATCTCGACGGCATCGTTAGCGAACCCCTGCATTACGATTGGGAAGCGCTGCGCGCGGATATCAAGCAGCACGGCTTGCGTAACTCTACCCTGTCGGCGCTGATGCCTTCGGAAACGTCTTCGCAGATTTCCAACGCCACCAACGGCCTTGAACCGCCGCGCGGCCTGGTGAGTATCAAAGCGTCCAAAGACGGTATTTTGCGCCAGGTAGTGCCGGAATCTATCCCGTTACAGAAAGCCTATGAGCTGCTGTGGGAAATGCCGAGCAACGACGGCTATCTGCATTTGGTGGGTGTGATGCAGAAGTTCGTCGATCAGGCCATTTCCGCCAACACCAATTACGATCCGTCCCGTTTCCCAGCCGGTAAAGTACCGATGAAGCAGCTGTTAAAAGATTTGCTGACCGCGTACAAATTCGGGGTGAAAACCCTGTATTACCAGAACACCCGCGACGGCGCGGAAGATGCGCAGGAAGACATGCAGTCGACGCAGCAGGACGATTGCGAAAGCGGCGCCTGCAAGATTTGAACATGGACGCGGGCGGTAGCGATGCCGTCCGCGTGTAACGGGAGCACCCATGGCCTATACCACCTTTTCACAAGTTAAAAACGACCAACTGCTGGAGCCGATGTTCTTCGGCCAGTCAGTCAACGTTGCGCGTTTTGATCAGCAGAAATACGACATATTTGAAAAGCTGATTGAAAAACAATTGTCGTTTTTCTGGCGTCCGGAAGAGGTTGATGTGTCGCGCGATCGCATCGACTATCAGGCGCTGCCTGAGCACGAAAAACATATCTTTATCAGTAATCTCAAATATCAGACGCTGCTGGATTCCATCCAGGGCCGCAGCCCCAATGTCGCGCTATTGCCGCTGATCTCGATACCGGAGCTGGAAACCTGGGTGGAAACCTGGGCGTTTTCCGAAACCATCCACTCGCGCTCCTATACCCATATCATCCGCAATATCGTCAACGATCCGTCGCTGGTGTTCGACGACATCGTCACCAATGAGGAAATCCTGAAACGCGCCAAGGATATCTCCGGCTATTACGACGGACTTATCGAGCTGACCAGCTATTACCATCTGCTGGGCGAAGGCACTCATCAGGTCAACGGTAAAACGGTGGTGGTGAACCTGCACGAGCTGAAGAAAAAGCTTTATCTTTGCCTGATGAGCGTCAACGCTCTGGAGGCGATCCGCTTCTACGTCAGCTTTGCCTGCTCTTTCGCCTTCGCCGAGCGCGAGCTAATGGAAGGTAACGCCAAAATCATCCGCCTTATCGCCCGTGACGAAGCCCTGCATCTGACCAGCACCCAGCATATGCTGAACCTGATGCGCTCCGGCGAAGATGATCCCGAAATGGCCGAGATCGCCCGCGAATGTCAGCAGGAAAGCTATGATTTGTTCTTGCTGGCGGCGCAGCAGGAGAAAGAATGGGCCAGCTATCTGTTCCGCGACGGCTCCATGATCGGCCTGAACAAAGATATCCTGTGCCAATATGTGGAATACATCACCAATATCCGCATGCAGTCGGTCGGCCTTGATCTGCCTTTCGCCACCCGCTCCAATCCTATTCCGTGGATTAACTCATGGCTGGTGTCGGATAACGTTCAGGTGGCGCCGCAGGAGGTGGAGGTCAGTTCCTATCTGGTAGGTCAGATTGACGCCGAAGTTAACAGCGACGACCTTAGCGACTTCCAGCTGTAACATGGCGCGGCCCCTCATTCACCTGCGGCCGTGCGGTGCCGCGCTTTCCTGCAGCGAAGCACATCGCTCGTTGCTGGACGCGCTGGAGGCGCACCAGGTACCGGTAGAATTCCAGTGCCGCTCCGGCTACTGCGGCGCCTGTCGCCTGCGTCTGCTAGCAGGTGAGGTGAAATACCACCAGGAGCCGCTGGCCTTTGTCGGCCGTGGGGAAATCTTGCCCTGCTGCTGCCTGCCGGTCGACGATATCGAGCTCAAGTTGTAATCCCCTACACGTAAATTGTGACCCTCGACACTCAGAGTAGACTGTAGCCTGCGTCGTCCGGCAATAGGAAGTGACCGGCACGCCGGGCATTCTCATACACGCTGGATGGCGGCAACGGCAGCCCTCCACAACAGGCATGCCCCGTCATCCCAGACGGCGGCAGCGGCGACCTGAAGCGATAACTGTGTGCTTCACATCGAAAATAGACTACGACATACTTGCCTGCATAAGCCCCTGACCCAGGGGCTTCTTAAAAACATTAGCGCCATAGTCAGAAAATCATTCATCCACCCAGGGGGCTTTATTATTGGGACGAACACATAAAATACCGGATTAACATAGCAACGAAAGTGAGTAAATATGGCGATAAGGAATAATGTCATTAGACTTTAATTTTGCACAGGAGTGGACAATGTCTTTCGTCATCGGCAATAAATTTTTTTCAAACACACTCAGCACAGATCGCATACGAGAGTATGCGGCAAACAAGCACAAATCACCATTGGTCATGACGCTGTGGGAAAGAGTGAAGGATTTTTTCTTCGGGGGAGAAACTAAAAACTGTATCCGGTTATTAAATGATACTTGCCATCCTCCTATCGCTAGTACAATATTGTAAATCAGCCAAAATTTTTATGCATTAAAAAACATGGCCAAAGGAAATTATAAAGACCATTTTATAAATAGCGCAGATGGCCAGTTTACCATAACCGATAATCAAAATAATACTATCATATCAATAGCCATTTATCATAAGTTTTATACTCTGGAGGTGGGCGGCGATAAGATTTCTCACCATAATTTATTTTTAGCTCCTTTTCCTCCTACGGCCGAAAGCTTCAAGGAGCCGATGACCCTCTGTGGAGCCAGCGAGGTTTATGAAAAGCGTTTACAGATATGGTGTGACGAAACAGAAGATTGTCAAAATGAAAAAAGAGCGCAAGCGCGTGATGATATTATCTCTGCACGGGTAAAAAAAACGATATGCTCACTTTGGAAGACTGTAATCTTGTCGCCTTATCTCCCCTATGCGCACCACTTAGAAGGCTTATCTCAAGGGGTAATCCACTAAGCCGATTTGATGCGTCTCTTCCAGCGACGTTGTAAGAATTTGCAGCGGAGGGTATCAAATGCCTCCCAAAAACCTTTCATCCTGAATTCAGAACGCTTAAGGTAGTTTCTTCGACGGCGTTGAAAGAAGACGACCTTGACTACCTGGCGGTTCGGGCTAAAAATCTGGAATCCCTGACCGTTATCGGCTGTAACAGGAAACGTTTGCCCTGTAACTTACCTACCACTCTCAAGTTTCTCCATTTTGCTAACAACAGCCATCTTTCAGATGACGCCCTGGATGATCTTGCAGATAAATTACCCAAATTGGAAAAACTGGTGATTGTGGGGAATGCACTTAAACAGCTACCGAAAAACCTGCCGTCTTCCCTCAAAAAATTAATAGTGAATAATAACCAGATTGAAGAACTATCTGATAAAGTCATTGATCAATTTCCCAAATTGACTCTTTTAGATATGAGAAATAAAAAGCTAAAAAAGCCACCTATGACGGGGGACCCTTTATCAGGATCTCTAAGAGTTGAAACCACAGGCAACTCGATACCAAATAGCGCGCCGATGTCTGTCAACCTCAACGCTCAGATTAAAAAAGAACTAGCATACCTGAAAAAATAATCTGCTGTATTGGCTAATGCCAGAAGGGAGGATGAAATAAAGTTTGACGCAAAGTTAAGCGAGTTTAAGGAAAAGGTTAAAGCAGAGCAGGACGAATTCATCAAAATCTCTAATAGAGATAAAGAGCAATACATGAAACAATACGACGCCAAGACAAACACGATTATAAAAGAAGCGCCAGCTATAATGGCCAGGGCAAATGAAATTATTGAACAAGCCTCAAAACCGGCTTCCCTATCGCGCAATAGACGATCGAATCAAACGTCAATAAAAAGACAACAGACGGCCGCAACGCCTAACAAGATGAAGAAAAATCCTACACAGCCGCAGACCAACGGATAAAATAATAGTATTAAAATAAATCAACCGTTAACAGGTAGGTAATCGCTCAGACGATAACGGACTCGGCAGGAAAACACATCGGCGCCTGTATCTTATTGATCCTTTGGCAAGTACAGGCCAGCTTTTTTACCTGCTATGGTGCCAGGCGGCATTGATTGTCTCGTGACGTGCACGGATGAATGTCGTGATCATCGCTTGCCAGCGTTTTGGGCGCCGGACCCTGCGGATATGCCGCCTGTTTTGCGGGAGAAATCCATGGACAGGCGGTATTCCTGCAATCCCCTCTTACCGCGGCGCAGAGGGCCGGCCCTCGTCGTATTATGCCTTTAGTTGTAACTTATTCCGTAACGGAATTGGTTTTCGCTGCTCCAATCGGTATGCTTGGCTACCGTAAAATTTTTACCTAAGCCTCGACGTCTATGTCTCTACTTTTCAGTAAGGCGCATGTCGCCACGTTGGCCGATGGCCATAGCGCCACCGGCGAGCGGCATGTCATACGCAGCACCAGCGATGTTTCCGCCCTGGTCAATCATCACACCGATAATTGTTTCCATGCCTCGATTATTATTGCCATTGCGCTAGGCGGGGTGTTTCTCGATGCCTATGATCTCGGCGCGCTGGCGTTTGGCATCAAGGGTGTCACGCGGGAGTTCAACCTGACCCCGGCCGCGACCGGTATGGTGGCGTCCGCCATCACCTTTGGCGCTATCGTCGGCGCATTTTTCGGCGGTTACCTGACCGATAAAATCGGCCGCTATCGGGCATTTATGGCGGACATGCTGTTTTTCGTGCTGGCGGCGCTGGCCTGCGCCTTTGCCCCCAACGAATACGTGCTCACCACAGCGCGTTTTGTGATGGGCTGGGCGTGGGCATCGATTTGCCGGTGGCAATGGCGTTTCTGGCGGAGTTCTCCCGCCTGCGCGGACGGGGTAACAAAACCGCCAGCATTGCTATGTGGTGTCCCACCTGATATGCCGCGATCAGCGTTTCCTATCTACTGGTCTTGTTGCTGTACGGCGTGTTGCCAAAGGACATACCGCGTAGCTATGGCGATTGATCCTCGGTTCCGGCGCCGTACTGGCGCTGGTGATTATTGCCATCCACAGCCGCTACATGAGTGAATCGCCCGTCTGGGCCGCCAACCAGGGCGATCTGGCCGGTGCGGCGAAAATCTTGCGCCATTCCTACGGTATTAATGCCGAGGTCGCGCCCGATTCACCATCGGCGCCTCTTCGTTCGCCTATAATGCGGTCGCCTTTGGTCTGCCGTTTATCCTCAGCAGCTTTCTGGAGCAGTGCATGCTGAGCACCATACTGTTCTCGCTGGCGCTGAACCTCCTGTTCGCGTTTGTTGGCGGTGCGTTTTGTGCCCCGCTTTGGCGCCTGGCCCATGACCGTGCTGGGCTATGCCCTGCAATTAGTGTCGCTCATCGGGCTGGCGCTTATCGGCCGCCCCCACGATAGTATGCAGGCCGGTCTGGCTATCGCCATGCTGGCGCTATTCCTGTTCGGACAAGGGATCTGCCCTGGCTCGCACAGCATGCCCTTCGCTTCTCTGAGCTACCCCACCTCGCTGCGCGGCGTAGGCGTGGGCTTTAACCAGACGCTGATGCGCTCCAGTTCGACGCTGTCGCTGTTTCTGTTCCCGGTGCTGACGGCGCTGCTCGGCACCGGCGTGTTCTGGATGATTGCGCTGGCGCCGCTGCTGGGCCTGCTGGCGCTTTTAACGCTGCGCTGGGAGCCTTCAGGTTACAATGTGGATGCGGAAGATTTTGCGCCGTCATCGGCTACGGCGGTAGGCTAAGCCACCGTGGTAAGCGGAGCCGCTCTGGCGGGATAAGCCGCCGCGGTAAAACAAGCCGCCGTGGCAAGATGACAAAGGGGCCGTCGCTTGGCGACGGCCCCCTGTTTATTTGTGGCCAGCAGCGAAAACGACGGCGGCGTCGCCACGCGCGGTTTAGAGCGTGGCCACGAGATGCACCCAGCCATATTCAGCATAAACCGCTCTCCCCTGCAGCCAGCGCTGCAGCATCGTCAATGCCATCAGCGCAACCACTTCCTGACGGGCGCGCAGCGGGTGCCGCACCAAATTGTTGCGCAATACGATGGTTTGCGCAAAATCCTGCGCCGGCGTATGCAGCGCCACGCTGAAATGATCTTGCGTTAACTCGCCTACCACCAGCCCCAGCGAGGCGCCGTGACGCTGCGCCAGCTGCGCGGCCTGCTGCGCCAGCGCCGATAAATCGGCAAGCGGCGCGGCACCCACTTTATCGGCAGGCCACCATTCGCCCCCCGTCACCGGCACGCCGGCGCTCCGGCACTGCCAGGTGACCATACCGGCAGTGTACTGCTCCGCCAGCGCCAGGGTCAGCCCCCGCTGCGGCAGCAGCTGCGCCAGGCAGGCCGGTATATCGTCGGTCCCTTCGTAAAGCTGGCTGTCGCCGGCCACCGCACGGATCTGTTGCCACACCTGCTCCATCGCCTCGCGTTCATGCGCCGGGCCGGTCAGTTTAAGTTCGATAATCGGCATCGAGGAGCGGTAGCCAAGCACGACGTCTTCCGGCAGCGGCAGACCGTCCAGCTCATTGGCCAAATCGCTTTCACCACGGCCAAAGGTCGTCATCCTCAGACACAGCGGCGGATCCGGTAAGTCAAACCGCTCGCGCAGGCGCGGCACGATTTCACGCTCCACCATCACCTTGAATTCCGACGGCACGCCAGGGGTGAAAAACAGCAAGCAGCGGTTAAGCTGCAGCGCAAACCCGCAAGCGGTACCCACCGGATTATCAATCAGCTCGGCGCTAGCGGGAATGAGGGCCTGCTTCCGGTTGCTGGGCGCCATCTCGCGGCCGCGTTCGGCGAAATAAGCCGTCATCTTCTCCAGCCACTCCGCATGCTCCACCAGTTCATCGCCAGCGGCGGTGACGGCAGCCAGCACGCTGAGATCGTCGCTGGTCGGTCCCAGGCCGCCATTGACAATCAACACATCCGCCCGCAGGCTGAGCTCGGTCATCGCCGCCACAAGCGCGGACAGATTGTCGCCGACGGTCATGCGCGATGACATCGGCATCCCCTGCTCGAACAGATAGTTCGCCAGCCAGACGGCGTTGGTGTCGACAATCTGACCGTGCAGGACTTCATCGCCCGTGCACAGCATTTCTACCCTAAGCATGCTCTTCTCCTGTGATCCTGTAGTGCCACTTTAAAAAGCGGCATCGACAAACACAACACCTGTTCGAGGGATTTTCACGAAATGCGATAATTGCCAGAAGGAGACAGGGGCGTAGCCGTGCTCAGGCTCCTCGGTTCTGCGCCAGCCAGGCGTGGATAGCCCCGCGCGGAATTTTTATGCCGCCCTGGTTGAGCGCCGGTGGCAGGTCATACCATGCCACAGGGCGCTGCCAAGAGGACAATTGGGGTTCGAGCCAGGCACGCAGCGCCGCCAGCGTAACGTCGGCGTCCACCACCGCCACCGGCCGGTGGCCGTATTCCGGGTCAGCCACCGGCGCAATGAATGCCTGGCAGACGCCGTCGTGGCCGGAAAGCAAGCGTTCGATGTCCTCGGGCTGTACTCCTTCGCCGCCGCAGAAAAAAGATTATCTAGCCGCCCGGCGACGGTCAATTGGCCGGCGAGCATCATGCCGCGGTCGCGGGTATAAAACCAGCCATCGCCCTCATCAAGCGGCAGCAATTGTCCCTGTTGCCAGTAATCTGCGGCCGTGCTGGCCCCGCGCAGCCAGATCTCGCCTTGTACCAACCCCAGACTGCGCCCGGCCAGCGGCAATCCGACCCCTGCCGAGCCGTCCGCACGCCCGGCGCAGACGGTTGAGGCAAATTCGGTCAGTCCGTAGCCACACCAACAACGGAGCCACCGAGCAGCCGCCATAACTGCGTCGACACCAATGACGCATGACTGTACCCCATTAGCACCTGCTCCAGCAGCCTGCCTTCCCGCACAGCCAGCGCCAGACGCTGGGCATCCCAGAGCGTTACCGGGGACGCTAAAGCGTCAACGTCAACCGGCGCCCGCGCCGGCGACAGCAATGACAGATCAACGTCGAGCGGCATGATGCCCGACGGCCAGGCCGTTTTTTCACAGCTATAACCAAACGCCAGATCGAGCGTCGGCAGCCAGCGCGCCAACAATTCGGCCGGCAAACGGGGATTCAGCGGCGCCAGCACACCGCCTGCCGCTGCACGGCCACCTGCCACCAGCTCACATCGCCCTGAGGCCCGTGCAGAGCCACCGCATCAGGACTCTGTTGTGCCCACTGACACCAGGGCCAATCAGCTCAGGCATTGCCTCCTCCCTCAAGACCTTGGCTCATGGCATCGTCTCGACAAATTCCAACTCCGACCAAGGACCACAGAGGTAAATCACAGCCGGGCCAGGGCCGCACCAATTGCGCCTGCATTAGCGACAAGGTATCCAGCCCCAGCGTCACCGCGGGCGTTAGCCAATGCGCCAAACGGGAAAGCTGGGTCAGCGCCAGACTCGATTCAACCCCGGAGCTTATCACCGTCGTCAAGCCAAGTTGCCTGGCGTGATCCAACGTCTGCCGGCAGTTCGCCAGCGCGCCAGCCAATCTCGCGCCGCCGCGCCGTCCCGACGCTTCCAGCACGACCACCCACCCCCCGCGCCGGGCAAGGCGCTGATTTCCCAGCACCACGCCGGGCTGCATTGGCAGACGGTAGCAGTAAAGCGATGCCCGGCACATCAGGGATTACGCTTAAATTGGCTGAAATCGGGCTGGCGCTTTTCGATAAAGGCGTTGCGGCCTTCTTGCCCCTCGTCCGTCATGTAAAACAGCATAGTCGCATTCCCCGCCAGCTCCTGCAAACTGGCCTGTCCGTCGCAATCCGCGTTGAGCGCCGCCTTCAAGCAACGCAATGTGATGGGACTGTTGGCCAGCATCTCCCGGCACCAGCCGCACGGTTTCGCTTTCCAGACGCGCCAGCGGTACCACGGCATTTACCAGCCCTATCTCCAGCGCCTGCTGCACATTGTACTGACGGCACAAAAACCAGATTTCCCGCGCTTTCTTCTGGCCGACGATACGCGCCATATAAGACGCCCCCCAGCCGCCGTCAAACGAGCCGACTTTCGGGCCGGTCTGCCCGAATACCGCATTACCGGCCGCCAGGGTCAAATCGCACATCAGATGCAGCACATGGCCGCCACCGATGGCATAGCCGGCCACCATCGCCACGACCGGCTTGGGACAGGTGCGGATCTGGCGTTGAAAATCGAGTACATTCAGGTGATGCACGCCACCGCCGTTCTGATAACCGCCGTAATCGCCGCGGACTTTTTGATCGCCGCCGGAGCAGAAGGCTTTTTCCCCCTTGCCGGTGAGGATAATCACGCCGATACCCTCATCATAGCGGGCGTCGCTCAACGCCAGTATCATTTCTTTGACCGTCAGCTAACGGAACGCATTACGCACCTGCGGACGGTTAAGGATAATTTTGGCGATACCGTCCGCGGACTTGTGATAGCGAATATCGGTAAACTCGCCGCTGCAATCACTCCAGTCGATGGGGGCATACCAAGAGTCTTCATTAGGTTCAAGCATCATGAGTTCCTTTATTCAAACGGAGCCAGCAAAAAAAGAAGTCGTGTGGCAAACGCCTGCGGGTTGCCGCGATGGGTGTTATGCCCCGTCGCCGGTATCAGCCACCAGTGCAGCCGCGCCTGCTCGGCCAGCGCGGAAAATTTGACGTCCTGCGCGCCACACAGATAACCGAATGGTAATGGCAAACGGCGCCAGAAGATCCGGCTGACGGCCCAGCGAACCGACCATCAGCATCGCCGCAATCCCCCCCCCCGCGCCGCGGTTATCGGCACGCAGTCGCATCAGGTCCGCGCGCTGCGTCGGCGTTAAATCGCTAAACACCGGCTGGGCGGTACCAGTCGGCCAACACCGCCGCCAGACCGTGAAGCCACACCAGACAGGGCCGCCGACCGCTGCCAGGTTGCCGGTACCGCACCGCCCACCCCGTCATCGCGCCATCTCCGCCACCAGTTCGCGCAAAAGAGAATCCCCCTGCTCCGCCGGCACCACCAGCTCAACCAGCGTTGCCGTCTCCGGCGTCGGCAGCAACGAGAAAATTTGGCCGCCGTTATTGTTCACCACTAAAATTACCACCGGCGCCGAGCAATGGCGAAACAGAGCAGGGAATTGATGTCGTACAGCGCCGATACGTCTCCCAGAAGCGCGAGCAGCGGCCGGCAGTTGTGCCAGCACATCCGCCAGGCGGACTGTCAGGCTATTGCCAAGAAAGACGCCCCCAACTGCGGGCAATAGCGCCGGCAGCAGCGTCTGACCTACCCGCCTCGCGGCGACGGCAAACAGGTCGGCCAAAACCGAGGC from Sodalis glossinidius str. 'morsitans' includes these protein-coding regions:
- a CDS encoding enoyl-CoA hydratase-related protein, which encodes MPWYRWRVWKAKPCGWCREMLANSPITLRCLKAALNADCDGQASLQELAGNATMLFYMTDEGQEGRNAFIEKRQPDFSQFKRNP